Proteins encoded within one genomic window of Pigmentiphaga sp. H8:
- the recC gene encoding exodeoxyribonuclease V subunit gamma: protein MPASSPLAPGFMVVHGNRLEELRGLAVSWMKRYPLAPLENEIILVQSNGIAQWLKFALAADPDEAGAQGCGIAAAVEVQLPARFLWQAYRAVLGKDLLPETSSLDRSGLTWRLLRLLPQVLGDEAFLPLRRFLADDDSMRKRHQLAERLADLFDQYQVYRADWLDDWEHGRDVLRTSRRGTVPLDAEDRWQAALWRAVLDDVGDDGVIQSRARVHRRFLARLAETEVPPRDLPRRVIVFGISSMPAQSLEALAALSKFCQVLLCVHNPCQHHWTDIVADQDLLRHQYRRQQRKPGMPAAPDAQAMHRFGNPLLAAWGKQGRDYIHLLDTYDIPERYQEHFASISDRRIDLFSEPPAEHLLAQVQDDILNLRSLEESREQWPPMDVERDASIRFHIAHSPQREVEILHDQLLARFDADPGLRPRDVIVMVPDIDAYAPHIRAVFGQIDPRDRRHIPYTLADQGQRGREPLLIAVEHLLRLPESRFAVSEILDLLDVPAVRQRFGLRESDLPQLHRWIAGAGVRWGVDAGQRASLGLPGGMEQNTWRFGLRRMLLGYAAGAAPAFEGIEPYDEVGGLDAALVGSLDALLESLERIRAALATPAAPQAWGVRLRALMTSLFIPTTEREEAALGSLSQLLDDWLEVCERVGLEETLPLVVVREAWLGDLDRSRLNQRFLAGSVNFCTLMPMRAIPFRVVCLLGMNDGDYPRVQTPPDFDLMRADYRPGDRSRREDDRYLLLEALLSARDALYVSWVGRSVRDNAERPPSVLVAQLRDHLDAGWVSDDGSDLLAGLTTVHPLQPFSPRYFASRSGRLFTYAREWAVMHEAHEAAPSAPQALPPPATGAVLDLPQLQAYARDPLRAFFNQRLKIHFDEAEEAAEDEEPFALDGLTHYQLSERLLLAGLPAENADEALDRLRATARMLARGGELPLAGFGERVVETLIAPLPDVLERHRAWRAQWPQACEVPAAVDLRHGAVQLQGWLGGLRRNDDGGHLWLDAIPGELGVAARLPRWHRLIRPWVAHLAGNAMGLSLHTVLVATDGEFSLPPVAENEARTWLGDLIDAWDAGMRVPPPVAVRTAFAWLAALPDEAAAYEQARKTYEGGPTVPGEVDRNPYLMRQFPDFEALWSDEEFGSWARTLYLPLFETARPARAERKAGGGRA, encoded by the coding sequence ATGCCCGCTTCTTCGCCGCTCGCTCCCGGTTTCATGGTCGTTCACGGCAACAGGCTGGAGGAACTGCGCGGGCTGGCGGTGTCGTGGATGAAGCGGTACCCGCTGGCGCCGCTCGAGAACGAGATCATCCTGGTCCAGAGCAACGGCATCGCGCAGTGGCTGAAGTTCGCGCTGGCGGCCGATCCGGACGAGGCGGGGGCGCAGGGCTGCGGGATCGCGGCGGCGGTCGAGGTGCAGTTGCCGGCGCGCTTTCTCTGGCAGGCCTATCGCGCCGTGCTGGGCAAGGACCTGCTGCCCGAGACCTCCTCGCTCGACCGCAGCGGACTGACCTGGCGCCTGCTGCGCCTGTTGCCGCAAGTGCTGGGCGACGAGGCCTTCCTGCCGCTGCGGCGTTTCCTGGCCGACGACGACAGCATGCGCAAGCGCCATCAACTGGCCGAGCGGCTGGCCGACCTGTTCGACCAGTACCAGGTGTACCGCGCCGACTGGCTGGACGATTGGGAGCATGGGCGCGACGTGCTGCGGACATCGCGGCGCGGCACCGTGCCGCTCGACGCGGAAGACCGCTGGCAGGCCGCCTTGTGGCGCGCGGTGCTGGACGACGTGGGCGACGACGGGGTGATCCAGAGCCGGGCGCGCGTGCACCGGCGTTTCCTGGCGCGCCTGGCCGAGACCGAGGTGCCGCCGCGAGACCTGCCGCGCCGGGTGATCGTGTTCGGGATCTCGTCCATGCCGGCGCAGTCGCTGGAGGCGCTGGCGGCGCTGTCCAAGTTCTGCCAGGTCCTGTTGTGCGTCCATAATCCCTGCCAGCATCACTGGACCGACATCGTCGCCGACCAGGACCTGCTGCGCCACCAGTACCGGCGGCAGCAGCGCAAGCCCGGCATGCCGGCGGCGCCGGACGCGCAGGCCATGCACCGCTTCGGCAACCCGCTGCTGGCGGCCTGGGGCAAGCAGGGCCGCGACTACATCCACCTGCTCGATACCTACGACATCCCGGAGCGCTACCAGGAGCATTTCGCGTCCATCAGCGACCGCCGCATCGACCTGTTCAGCGAACCGCCCGCCGAACATCTGCTGGCCCAGGTCCAGGACGACATCCTCAACCTGCGTTCGCTGGAGGAAAGCCGCGAGCAATGGCCGCCGATGGATGTCGAGCGCGATGCCTCCATCCGCTTCCATATCGCCCACAGCCCGCAGCGCGAGGTCGAGATCCTGCACGACCAGTTGCTGGCGCGCTTCGATGCCGATCCCGGCCTGCGGCCGCGCGACGTCATCGTCATGGTGCCGGACATCGACGCCTACGCGCCGCACATCCGGGCGGTGTTCGGCCAGATCGACCCGCGCGATCGTCGCCACATTCCCTACACGCTGGCCGACCAGGGCCAGCGCGGCCGCGAACCGCTGCTGATCGCGGTCGAGCACCTGCTGCGGCTGCCCGAAAGCCGTTTCGCGGTCAGCGAGATCCTGGACCTGCTGGACGTGCCGGCGGTACGCCAGCGCTTCGGCCTGCGCGAAAGCGACCTGCCGCAACTGCATCGCTGGATCGCCGGGGCCGGCGTGCGCTGGGGCGTGGACGCCGGCCAGCGTGCCAGCCTGGGGCTGCCCGGGGGCATGGAGCAGAACACCTGGCGCTTCGGCCTGCGACGCATGCTGCTGGGCTATGCGGCCGGCGCCGCGCCGGCGTTCGAGGGCATCGAACCCTACGATGAAGTGGGGGGCCTGGACGCGGCGCTGGTCGGGTCGCTGGACGCCTTGCTGGAGAGCCTGGAGCGCATCCGCGCGGCGCTGGCGACGCCGGCCGCGCCCCAGGCCTGGGGTGTCCGGCTGCGAGCCCTGATGACCAGTCTTTTCATCCCGACGACCGAGCGCGAGGAAGCCGCGCTGGGCAGCCTGTCGCAGTTGCTGGACGACTGGCTGGAGGTATGCGAGCGCGTCGGGCTGGAAGAAACACTGCCGCTGGTGGTGGTGCGCGAGGCCTGGCTGGGCGACCTGGATCGCAGCCGCCTGAACCAGCGCTTCCTGGCGGGCTCGGTCAACTTCTGCACCCTGATGCCGATGCGGGCGATTCCGTTCCGCGTCGTCTGTCTGCTGGGCATGAACGACGGCGACTACCCTCGGGTCCAGACACCGCCGGATTTCGACCTGATGCGCGCCGACTACCGCCCGGGCGACCGTTCGCGCCGCGAGGACGACCGCTATCTGCTGCTCGAGGCGCTGCTGTCGGCGCGCGACGCGCTGTACGTAAGCTGGGTCGGCCGCAGCGTGCGCGACAACGCCGAGCGGCCGCCGTCGGTGCTGGTGGCGCAATTGCGCGACCATCTCGACGCGGGCTGGGTAAGCGACGACGGCTCGGACCTGCTGGCCGGCCTGACCACCGTCCATCCGCTCCAGCCGTTCAGCCCGCGCTATTTCGCCTCGCGTTCGGGGCGGCTTTTCACCTATGCGCGGGAATGGGCGGTGATGCACGAGGCGCACGAGGCCGCGCCATCCGCACCGCAAGCCTTGCCGCCGCCGGCCACGGGAGCGGTCCTGGACCTGCCGCAATTGCAGGCTTATGCCCGCGACCCGCTGCGGGCCTTCTTCAACCAGCGGCTGAAGATCCATTTCGACGAAGCCGAGGAAGCCGCCGAAGACGAAGAGCCCTTCGCGCTCGACGGGCTGACCCACTACCAGTTGAGCGAACGCCTGTTGCTGGCCGGCTTGCCCGCGGAAAACGCGGACGAGGCCCTGGACCGGTTGCGCGCGACGGCCCGGATGCTGGCGCGCGGCGGCGAGCTGCCGCTGGCGGGATTCGGCGAACGCGTGGTGGAAACGCTGATCGCGCCGCTGCCCGACGTGCTGGAGCGGCACCGGGCCTGGCGCGCGCAATGGCCGCAGGCGTGCGAAGTCCCCGCCGCGGTGGATCTGCGCCACGGCGCGGTGCAATTGCAGGGCTGGCTGGGCGGCCTGCGACGCAACGACGACGGCGGCCACCTCTGGCTCGACGCCATTCCGGGCGAACTGGGCGTGGCCGCGCGCCTGCCCAGGTGGCACCGGCTGATCCGCCCCTGGGTCGCGCATCTGGCGGGCAATGCGATGGGGTTGTCCCTGCACACCGTGCTGGTGGCCACCGACGGCGAATTCAGCTTGCCGCCCGTGGCCGAAAACGAGGCGCGGACCTGGCTGGGCGACCTGATCGACGCCTGGGACGCCGGCATGCGCGTCCCGCCGCCGGTGGCCGTGCGCACCGCGTTCGCGTGGCTGGCGGCGCTGCCGGACGAAGCCGCGGCCTACGAGCAGGCACGCAAGACCTACGAGGGCGGCCCCACGGTGCCCGGCGAGGTCGACCGCAATCCCTACCTGATGCGCCAGTTCCCGGACTTCGAGGCCTTGTGGTCGGACGAGGAATTCGGTTCCTGGGCCCGGACGCTGTATCTGCCCCTGTTCGAGACGGCTCGTCCGGCGCGCGCCGAGAGGAAAGCCGGAGGAGGGCGGGCATGA
- the recB gene encoding exodeoxyribonuclease V subunit beta → MNATSPKRDLALALPLHGSRLIEASAGTGKTFTISALFVRLVLGHGGDSAFGRELLPPEILVVTFTDAATQELRDRIRARLATAARYFRKESDAPDDLIAALRDDYDASDWPACANKLDVAAQWMDEAAVSTIHGWCQRMLREHAFDSGSLFTQTLETDHTDLLAEVVRDYWRQHCYALRDETLDWVSTNWITPDALRRRIAPLLAHASARDIPGTLTEIHASARTRRAEALARLKAPWAAWSEELRALCDAACAAKRVNARKFQARWYGPWFDRLSAWAADAALEALDLGTGFQRLTPAGLAEICEAGHRIDHPALDAMVDLPRLLAQLPSADADMLAHAAYWVRTRFDEEKRRRAEMGFDDMLTRLDAALRGENGERLARVIRAQFPVALIDEFQDTDTVQYRIFDRVYRIADDADDCALLMIGDPKQAIYAFRGADIHTYLRARRATAGRHYTLGTNFRSSSGMVAAVNAVFEAAENRPGGQGAFLFRRGGDDPLPFVPVAAQGRAESLVTDGTPAAPLTFWLADQDAPIAGGAYRAAMAAACATEIVRLLAGGRAGSTGFLQDGTIRGLAPADIAVLVRDMGEAQAIRSALAERGVRSVYLSDKDSVFDGQEAADLLRWLHACAEPDDDRKLRAALASTTLDRPLAELDRLNRDERFWESWVLRFRGYRDLWRRQGVLPMLRRFMDDFGLPAALARRADGERALTNLLHLAELLQQAAGELDGEQALIRHLAEHLAQDGQASEAQILRLESDAQLLKVVTVHKSKGLEYPLVFLPFACSFRPADRTRPPLRYHDESGRLVVSIAPDEAEEALADRERLAEDLRLLYVALTRARHACWLGVADLKRGRAAESGWPLCALGYLAGGGEPLTGSGQLESVLRTLDPSGTLLRTVPAPRPDADVLDMQAGGPAEPVYRTPERQPGEPWWIASYSALRVASLTEGDEEAREARLHGDTSPETPEAQKLFDDDVPDTDETLATPAGTGMHRFPRGPGPGTFLHGLFEWAGEEGFGAAVAAPDRLADAVARRCNRRGWESWITPLGRWLSGVLAEPLPLGAGQSFRFADLESYRVEMEFWFESRHVDVERIDALVRRHVMPGAARPALEPAMLNGMFKGFMDLTFEHQGRYYVADYKSNWLGATDAAYTSAAMASEILAKRYDLQYVLYLLALHRQLTARLPDYDYDRHMGGALYLFLRGTRAPTRGAYFDCPPRELIEQLDRLFAGTAQVEAQA, encoded by the coding sequence ATGAACGCTACGTCCCCGAAACGCGACCTGGCGCTGGCCCTGCCGCTGCATGGCAGCCGCCTGATCGAGGCCAGCGCCGGCACGGGCAAGACCTTCACCATTTCCGCGCTGTTCGTCCGCCTGGTGCTGGGCCATGGCGGCGACAGCGCCTTCGGCCGCGAGCTGCTGCCACCCGAGATCCTGGTGGTGACCTTCACCGACGCCGCCACCCAGGAACTGCGCGACCGCATCCGCGCCCGGCTGGCCACGGCAGCGCGCTATTTCCGAAAGGAAAGCGATGCGCCTGACGACTTGATCGCCGCCTTGCGCGACGACTACGACGCATCCGACTGGCCCGCCTGCGCCAACAAGCTGGACGTGGCCGCGCAATGGATGGACGAGGCCGCCGTGTCCACCATCCACGGCTGGTGCCAGCGCATGCTGCGCGAACACGCCTTCGACAGCGGCAGCCTGTTCACCCAGACGCTGGAAACCGACCATACCGATCTCCTGGCCGAGGTCGTGCGCGACTATTGGCGCCAGCATTGCTATGCCTTGCGGGACGAGACGCTGGACTGGGTGTCGACGAACTGGATCACCCCCGATGCCTTGCGGCGCCGGATCGCGCCCTTGCTGGCCCATGCCTCGGCTCGCGACATTCCCGGCACGCTGACGGAAATCCACGCCAGTGCCCGTACCCGCCGCGCCGAGGCGCTGGCCCGGTTGAAAGCCCCCTGGGCCGCCTGGAGCGAGGAGCTGCGCGCGCTGTGCGATGCGGCCTGCGCCGCCAAGCGCGTCAACGCCCGCAAGTTCCAGGCGCGCTGGTACGGCCCCTGGTTCGACCGGCTGTCGGCCTGGGCGGCCGATGCCGCGCTGGAAGCCCTGGACCTGGGAACGGGCTTCCAGCGCCTGACCCCGGCCGGCCTGGCCGAGATCTGCGAGGCCGGCCATCGCATCGACCATCCGGCGCTGGACGCCATGGTCGACCTGCCGCGCCTGCTCGCCCAGTTGCCATCCGCCGATGCCGACATGCTGGCGCACGCCGCGTATTGGGTGCGGACACGCTTCGACGAGGAAAAGCGGCGCCGCGCCGAGATGGGCTTCGACGACATGCTGACCCGCCTGGACGCGGCGCTGCGCGGGGAAAACGGCGAGCGGCTGGCGCGGGTCATCCGCGCCCAGTTCCCGGTGGCGCTGATCGACGAATTCCAGGATACCGATACCGTCCAGTATCGGATCTTCGACCGCGTCTACCGCATCGCCGACGATGCCGACGATTGCGCGCTGCTGATGATCGGCGATCCCAAGCAGGCCATCTACGCCTTCCGCGGCGCCGACATCCATACCTATCTGCGTGCCCGCCGGGCGACGGCGGGCCGCCACTACACGCTGGGCACCAACTTCCGCTCCAGCTCCGGCATGGTCGCCGCGGTCAACGCCGTTTTCGAGGCTGCCGAGAACCGGCCGGGCGGGCAGGGTGCCTTCCTGTTCCGGCGCGGCGGCGACGACCCGCTCCCCTTCGTGCCGGTGGCCGCGCAGGGCAGGGCGGAGTCCCTGGTCACGGACGGCACGCCCGCCGCGCCGCTGACCTTCTGGCTGGCCGACCAGGACGCCCCCATCGCCGGCGGCGCCTACCGCGCGGCCATGGCCGCCGCTTGCGCGACCGAGATCGTCCGCCTGCTGGCCGGCGGCCGGGCGGGTAGCACCGGTTTCCTGCAAGACGGCACGATCCGGGGCCTCGCACCCGCCGACATCGCGGTGCTGGTGCGCGACATGGGCGAGGCCCAGGCCATCCGTTCCGCGCTGGCCGAACGCGGCGTGCGCAGCGTCTATCTGTCGGACAAGGACTCGGTGTTCGACGGCCAGGAAGCCGCCGATCTGCTGCGCTGGCTGCATGCCTGCGCCGAACCCGACGACGACCGCAAGCTGCGCGCGGCGCTGGCCAGTACGACGCTGGACCGGCCGCTGGCCGAACTCGACCGGCTGAACCGCGACGAACGTTTCTGGGAATCCTGGGTGCTGCGCTTTCGCGGCTACCGGGACCTGTGGCGGCGCCAGGGCGTGCTGCCCATGCTGCGGCGCTTCATGGACGATTTCGGGCTGCCGGCGGCGCTGGCCCGCCGCGCGGACGGCGAACGCGCCCTGACCAACCTGCTGCACCTGGCCGAGCTGCTGCAACAGGCGGCCGGCGAACTGGACGGCGAACAGGCGCTGATCCGCCACCTGGCGGAACACCTGGCACAGGACGGCCAGGCCAGCGAAGCGCAGATCCTGCGGCTGGAAAGCGATGCCCAACTGCTCAAGGTCGTGACTGTCCACAAGTCCAAGGGGCTCGAATATCCGCTGGTCTTCCTGCCGTTCGCCTGCTCGTTCCGTCCCGCCGACCGTACGCGCCCGCCGCTGCGCTACCACGACGAATCCGGCCGCCTGGTCGTCAGCATCGCCCCGGACGAGGCCGAGGAAGCGCTGGCGGACCGCGAGCGGCTGGCCGAAGACCTGCGCCTGTTGTACGTGGCGCTGACGCGGGCGCGCCACGCCTGCTGGCTGGGCGTGGCCGACCTCAAGCGCGGCCGCGCCGCCGAATCGGGCTGGCCGCTGTGCGCGCTGGGCTATCTGGCGGGCGGCGGCGAACCGTTGACGGGATCAGGCCAGCTGGAGTCCGTGCTGCGCACCCTGGATCCTTCCGGGACCTTGCTGCGTACCGTGCCGGCCCCACGGCCGGACGCCGACGTCCTGGACATGCAGGCCGGCGGCCCCGCCGAACCCGTGTACCGCACGCCCGAGCGCCAGCCCGGCGAACCGTGGTGGATCGCCTCCTACAGCGCCTTGCGCGTCGCCAGCCTGACCGAAGGCGACGAGGAAGCGCGCGAAGCCCGCCTGCACGGCGACACCAGTCCCGAGACCCCCGAGGCGCAAAAGCTGTTCGACGACGACGTCCCCGACACGGACGAGACGCTGGCCACGCCGGCCGGTACCGGCATGCACCGCTTTCCGCGCGGCCCGGGGCCGGGCACCTTCCTGCACGGCCTGTTCGAGTGGGCGGGAGAGGAGGGCTTCGGCGCCGCCGTGGCCGCTCCGGACCGCCTGGCCGACGCCGTCGCGCGCCGCTGCAACCGGCGCGGCTGGGAAAGCTGGATCACGCCGCTGGGCCGCTGGTTGTCCGGCGTGCTGGCCGAGCCTCTGCCGCTGGGCGCGGGACAGAGTTTCCGCTTCGCGGACCTCGAGTCCTACCGGGTCGAAATGGAATTCTGGTTCGAGAGCCGCCACGTCGACGTCGAACGCATCGATGCCCTGGTCCGGCGCCACGTCATGCCGGGCGCGGCGCGGCCCGCGCTGGAGCCGGCCATGCTCAACGGCATGTTCAAGGGCTTCATGGACCTGACCTTCGAGCACCAGGGGCGCTATTACGTGGCCGACTACAAATCGAACTGGCTGGGCGCGACCGATGCGGCCTACACCTCGGCCGCGATGGCGAGCGAGATCCTGGCCAAGCGCTACGACCTCCAGTACGTGCTGTACCTGCTGGCGCTGCACCGGCAACTGACGGCGCGGCTGCCGGACTACGACTACGACCGCCACATGGGCGGCGCGCTGTACCTGTTCCTGCGCGGTACCCGGGCGCCGACGCGCGGCGCGTACTTCGATTGCCCGCCGCGCGAACTGATCGAACAACTCGACCGGCTGTTCGCCGGCACCGCGCAAGTGGAGGCACAGGCATGA
- the recD gene encoding exodeoxyribonuclease V subunit alpha has product MSHGASNYELPFDAPAQASPDLRDREALLTLLDAWVERGWLRRLDRAFVGFLVDCQPDTQPLVAVAAALASHQLGHGHVCLDLALTLERPDEALSLPPEGDMGPAMRLPSDLLAGVDVAQWLAALAASPLVADAARAQAPDDGRPLVLDAGRLYLRRYWDFERRIARALRERLAHPVETPPDLAQSLARLFDESQGADSGPDWQKLACALAARGRIGIVTGGPGTGKTTTVVRLLALLQMTAVQEGRPLRILLSAPTGKAAARLSASIADQVGRLPVSDAVRAAIPTDVSTLHRLLGSRPDTRHFRHHAGNPLLIDMLVVDEASMIDVEMMAHLMAALPPHARLVLLGDKDQLASVEAGAVLGDLCRDAEAGHYTPETQAWLERASGESLAGTGLSPGDAERHAMAQQIVMLRRSRRFGAGSGIGQLARAVNAGLPQEMRAVLERESAAPDPDVYDTRGIRPDALDRLLLDGHPATARGKPCGYAYYLDVMQRHRPAADRPGDDPAWEGWAARVLAAFDAFRLLCAVRKGEQGVEGLNARIARALRARGLIEQEQGWYEGRPVLVTRNDYALGLMNGDIGIALRVPQGAGEGTALRVAFLRSDGTDGVRFALPSRLNAVETVYAMTVHKSQGSEFAHTALLLPDRTSPILTRELVYTGVTRARTWFTMVETAPGVLEEAVARRVRRISGLSV; this is encoded by the coding sequence ATGAGCCACGGTGCCTCGAACTACGAACTGCCGTTCGATGCGCCCGCGCAGGCATCCCCGGACCTGCGCGACCGCGAGGCGCTGTTGACGCTGCTCGACGCCTGGGTCGAACGCGGCTGGCTGCGGCGGCTGGACCGCGCTTTCGTCGGCTTCCTGGTCGACTGCCAGCCCGATACGCAACCGCTGGTAGCGGTGGCCGCCGCGCTGGCCAGCCATCAGCTCGGACACGGCCACGTCTGCCTGGACCTGGCCCTGACGCTGGAGCGGCCCGACGAGGCGCTGTCCCTGCCGCCCGAAGGCGACATGGGGCCCGCGATGCGCCTGCCCTCGGACCTGCTGGCCGGTGTCGACGTCGCGCAGTGGCTGGCCGCGCTGGCTGCCAGCCCGCTGGTCGCGGACGCCGCGCGGGCGCAAGCGCCCGATGACGGCCGGCCGCTGGTGCTCGATGCCGGCCGCCTGTACCTGCGCCGCTACTGGGACTTCGAGCGGCGCATCGCCCGGGCCCTGCGGGAACGCCTGGCGCACCCGGTGGAAACGCCGCCGGACCTCGCGCAATCCCTGGCGCGGCTGTTTGACGAAAGCCAAGGGGCCGACAGCGGCCCCGACTGGCAGAAACTGGCCTGCGCGCTGGCCGCGCGCGGCCGCATCGGCATCGTCACCGGCGGCCCGGGCACGGGCAAGACCACCACGGTCGTGCGCCTGCTCGCACTGCTGCAGATGACGGCGGTGCAGGAGGGGCGTCCGCTGCGCATTCTGCTGTCCGCGCCCACCGGCAAGGCGGCGGCGCGCCTGTCCGCGTCCATTGCCGACCAGGTCGGGCGGCTTCCGGTGTCCGACGCGGTCCGAGCGGCCATCCCCACCGACGTCTCGACGCTGCACCGGCTGCTGGGCAGCCGGCCGGACACGCGCCATTTCCGCCACCATGCCGGCAACCCCTTGCTTATCGACATGCTGGTCGTGGACGAGGCGTCGATGATAGACGTGGAAATGATGGCGCACCTGATGGCCGCGCTGCCGCCCCACGCCAGGCTGGTGCTGCTGGGCGACAAGGACCAGCTCGCGTCGGTGGAGGCGGGCGCCGTGCTGGGCGATCTCTGCCGCGACGCCGAGGCCGGCCACTACACGCCCGAGACCCAGGCCTGGCTCGAACGAGCCAGCGGCGAGAGCCTGGCCGGAACGGGTCTCTCGCCCGGCGACGCCGAACGCCATGCGATGGCGCAGCAGATCGTCATGCTGCGCCGCTCGCGCCGCTTCGGCGCCGGCAGCGGCATCGGGCAACTGGCGCGCGCGGTCAACGCCGGGCTGCCGCAGGAAATGCGTGCCGTGCTGGAACGAGAGTCCGCCGCGCCCGACCCCGATGTCTACGACACGCGCGGCATCCGGCCGGACGCGCTCGACCGCCTGCTGCTCGACGGCCATCCCGCCACCGCGCGCGGAAAACCCTGCGGCTATGCGTACTACCTGGACGTCATGCAGCGCCACCGTCCGGCAGCCGACCGGCCGGGCGACGATCCCGCCTGGGAAGGCTGGGCGGCCCGGGTGCTGGCGGCGTTCGACGCCTTCCGCCTGCTGTGCGCCGTCCGCAAGGGCGAGCAGGGCGTCGAAGGCCTGAACGCGCGCATCGCCCGGGCGCTGCGCGCGCGCGGACTGATCGAACAGGAGCAGGGCTGGTACGAAGGACGGCCCGTCCTCGTCACCCGCAACGACTACGCCCTGGGCCTGATGAACGGCGACATCGGCATCGCGCTGCGCGTGCCGCAAGGTGCCGGGGAGGGCACCGCGCTGCGCGTGGCCTTCCTGCGCAGCGACGGCACCGACGGCGTGCGCTTCGCGCTGCCCAGCCGGCTCAACGCCGTCGAGACGGTCTACGCCATGACCGTGCACAAGTCCCAGGGCTCGGAATTCGCCCATACCGCCTTGCTGCTGCCGGACCGGACCAGCCCCATCCTGACGCGCGAACTGGTCTACACCGGCGTGACGCGCGCGCGCACCTGGTTCACGATGGTGGAGACCGCGCCCGGGGTGCTGGAGGAAGCGGTGGCCCGGCGGGTCAGGCGCATCAGCGGGTTGTCGGTTTGA
- a CDS encoding tripartite tricarboxylate transporter substrate binding protein, whose protein sequence is MSMNYLAYPLLAACALASPAAVAAGDYPSRPIRIVVDFPAGGTIDSLARIVGQRLGDRWGQPVVVENRPGAGGNIGAQEVYASAPDGYTLLATPPGPLSINEYLYKDLAFKPSSFAAIGLLAGSPNAITVKSSLPVGSVPELIAYAKAHPGKLTYGSQGNGSTSHLTGQLFATMTGTSLVHIPYKGEGPALTDLMAGRIDLFFGNISAVLKLRDTGKARIMAVADHARTEIASDIPSAAESGFPGFESSAWFALMAPPGTPAPIVGKLHEALAAILADGDVKKRFLALGAETKPSTPEQARAFIEAERVRWKKVIAEARVTMD, encoded by the coding sequence ATGTCCATGAACTATCTGGCTTACCCGTTGCTGGCCGCTTGCGCGCTGGCAAGCCCCGCCGCCGTTGCCGCCGGGGACTACCCTTCGCGCCCGATCCGCATCGTGGTCGACTTCCCGGCCGGCGGCACCATCGATTCCCTTGCGCGCATCGTCGGCCAGCGCCTGGGCGACCGGTGGGGCCAACCCGTGGTGGTCGAGAACCGTCCGGGCGCGGGCGGCAATATCGGGGCCCAGGAGGTCTACGCATCCGCCCCCGATGGCTATACCCTGCTGGCGACGCCCCCCGGGCCATTGTCGATCAACGAATACCTGTACAAGGACCTGGCCTTCAAGCCCTCGTCCTTTGCGGCAATAGGCTTGCTGGCAGGCAGCCCCAACGCGATCACGGTCAAGTCCTCCCTGCCGGTCGGTTCGGTACCCGAGCTGATCGCTTACGCCAAGGCCCACCCAGGCAAGCTGACCTACGGCTCCCAAGGCAACGGCTCGACGTCGCACCTGACCGGCCAGTTGTTCGCGACGATGACGGGCACCTCGCTGGTCCACATTCCCTACAAGGGAGAAGGCCCCGCGTTGACCGACCTGATGGCGGGCCGCATCGATCTTTTTTTCGGAAACATCTCGGCCGTGCTCAAGCTGCGTGACACCGGCAAGGCGCGCATCATGGCGGTGGCCGATCATGCGCGTACCGAGATCGCCTCCGATATCCCCAGCGCCGCCGAGTCCGGGTTTCCAGGCTTCGAGAGCAGTGCCTGGTTCGCGCTGATGGCGCCGCCGGGCACGCCGGCGCCCATCGTCGGCAAGCTGCACGAGGCACTGGCAGCCATCCTGGCCGATGGCGACGTGAAGAAGCGCTTCCTGGCATTGGGGGCCGAGACCAAGCCCTCTACCCCGGAACAAGCCCGGGCATTCATCGAGGCCGAGCGCGTACGATGGAAGAAGGTCATCGCCGAAGCCCGCGTGACCATGGATTGA